A region of the Bacteroidales bacterium genome:
AACGGCCAAAAGGCCAATTGTTTTTTTTTCAAACAGATTTTTGAGTTCTTTTCTTACTGGCGAAAAGTCATTGTGAATAGGGCAGTGAGCGTGTTCAAGAGTCTCATCACATCTGTTTAATCCTATTATACAGGTCTCAAAAAAATTGGAACCATCAATTATTGTCACAATATCCATTAAGGATATTTCTGAAGCAGGCTTTGCAAGCATAAATCCTCCGTTTGGTCCCTTGTTTGATAAAAGTAGCTTGTGTCTGGTAATTTGCTGTAAAATCTTACTTAAAAATGGTTGTGGAATATCAAGATCAGATGCAATTTGCTTAATCCCAATCATAGAGTTTTTATCTTCGTTTAAAGCAAGATAAATCATGGCTCGGATAGCGTATTTGCATGTGTTTGATATCATCGGCTACTTTATATTAATTTTATCAATTCTGTTTTGATGCCTGCCACCTTCAAAACTCGATGTTAGAAAAGCTGTTACAATTTTTTCAGCGTCTGTAAGTGATAAAAATCGTCCTGAAAGTACACAAACATTAGCGTTATTGTGTTGGCGTGAAAGAGTTGCCATTGTTTGATTCCAACACAGTGCTGCCCTAACGTTGCTGTGGCGGTTTAATGCAATGCTTATTCCAATACCACTACCACAAACGGCAATGCCAAAGGTTTGTTCATTTATATTTTTGGCTAATTTGTGCGCATAATCGGGATAATCGACAGATTGTTCTGAATCGGCACCATGATCAACAATCGAATAGCCCTCTTTTTGTAGGAAACTAATCACATGTCGCTTTAGAAGATATCCTGCATGATCTGATGCTAAGTGTATAGTTGTAAGTTTCATATCGTGGCAATTTTAATGTGCTGTTGTGGCATTTTAAATCAATAGCAAATATACTCTAATTGAGCCTAATAATAAAATGATTATATGTCTATAATTTTTTGTTTAAGGTAATGTGAGACTCACATATTTTATAGTCATCTATTTGTGTGCCAAGTTTAATGAATTATGTAAAATATTTTTTTAATAATCACATTGTAAATACGATTATTATTCATCACTCTTTGTAAATCATGAACAAAAAGTTGTAATAGTTGTTGTTTTTTAGTATTATTAAGTAGTTATAAAAAAATATTTTCAAAAAAATATAGTAACTTTACACAAATTATAACCTATAATTTATACCGTTGTTTAAACGATTGTAACGATAAAGATGTTAAAACAGAAATTACAACAGAAAATTTTACAAAAACTTTCTCCGCAGCAAATTCAACTTATCAAGCTGCTGGAAATCCCTACGTTACAGTTTGAACAGCGAGTAAAAAAAGAGATAGAAGAAAATCCCGCTCTAGAAGAAGCTGAAAACAACGGCAGTGACGATTTACAATATGAAAAAGAAGAAATCGACCACAACGACAGCTCCGATGCTGAAGACGATTACAACAGTGAAGACGAATTCAGTCTTGAAGATTACCTGCCTGATGATGATGACATTCCAGAATATCGTTTAACCGCAAACAACTATTCAAGAGACGACGAACAACGCGAAATCCCCTATTCAGGCGGAATAACATTTCATGAAAACCTTATAACCCAACTGCGACTAAAAAGAAATCTATCGCACGAAAGGCGTGAGTTAGCCGAGTATTTAATTGGCAACATTGACGAAGATGGATATCTACGACGTAAATTGTCGTCTATAGTAGATGATTTAGTCTTTACAATGAATATCCGTACG
Encoded here:
- the rpiB gene encoding ribose 5-phosphate isomerase B → MKLTTIHLASDHAGYLLKRHVISFLQKEGYSIVDHGADSEQSVDYPDYAHKLAKNINEQTFGIAVCGSGIGISIALNRHSNVRAALCWNQTMATLSRQHNNANVCVLSGRFLSLTDAEKIVTAFLTSSFEGGRHQNRIDKINIK
- a CDS encoding Rrf2 family transcriptional regulator, whose translation is MISNTCKYAIRAMIYLALNEDKNSMIGIKQIASDLDIPQPFLSKILQQITRHKLLLSNKGPNGGFMLAKPASEISLMDIVTIIDGSNFFETCIIGLNRCDETLEHAHCPIHNDFSPVRKELKNLFEKKTIGLLAVEISNSGGNIRI